The Crocinitomicaceae bacterium genome includes a region encoding these proteins:
- a CDS encoding NADH:ubiquinone reductase (Na(+)-transporting) subunit B, producing MKAIEKMMRKMEPDHHGKWAKFHPVWDGFFTFLFTPGETTNKGAHIRDGIDLKRTMFMVIVALLPCLLFGIYNTGHWHYVAEKGDLNLPYWDMFGDKVIYGLIKVLPLVIVSYAVGLGVEFVFCIKNQHAIQEGYLVTGMLIPLIVPADVPLWMVAIAVVFAVVLAKEVFGGTGMNVVNVALTARAFLFFSYPTMMSGDKIWMSGLQNVASTPDGFSGATPLGELASMATNEPVHASIDAFQAKWTLMDSMIGSIPGSVGETSFIAIMIGAAFLLYTGIASWKVMFSFFAGGLAIGYLLNGVAVNPYLELDPIHHLMLGGFAFGAVFMVTDPVTAAQTSSGKYIYGFLAGAMAIVIRVLNPAFPEGVMMAILLLNVLAPLIDHYVIQSNIKRRMKRLKTVAQ from the coding sequence TTGAAGGCAATTGAAAAAATGATGCGTAAGATGGAGCCCGACCACCACGGTAAATGGGCCAAATTCCACCCGGTATGGGATGGATTTTTTACTTTCCTCTTTACGCCAGGAGAAACTACTAATAAAGGTGCTCATATCCGTGATGGTATTGACTTAAAGCGTACTATGTTCATGGTGATTGTTGCCCTTTTACCATGTCTGCTTTTCGGAATTTACAACACCGGACACTGGCATTATGTGGCAGAAAAAGGTGACTTGAATTTACCTTACTGGGACATGTTCGGTGATAAAGTTATTTATGGGCTGATTAAAGTTCTTCCTTTAGTAATTGTGTCCTATGCCGTTGGTTTGGGAGTTGAATTTGTTTTCTGTATAAAAAATCAACACGCAATTCAGGAAGGATATCTGGTAACAGGGATGTTGATTCCGCTCATTGTGCCTGCTGATGTTCCGCTTTGGATGGTAGCTATTGCTGTTGTTTTTGCGGTAGTGCTTGCCAAAGAAGTTTTTGGAGGAACCGGAATGAACGTGGTAAACGTTGCGTTGACGGCGCGTGCGTTCTTATTCTTCTCTTATCCTACCATGATGTCAGGTGATAAAATTTGGATGAGCGGATTACAAAATGTTGCTTCTACACCTGATGGATTTAGTGGAGCAACTCCACTTGGTGAGCTTGCGTCAATGGCAACCAATGAGCCTGTGCATGCCTCAATTGATGCATTTCAGGCAAAATGGACTCTCATGGATTCTATGATTGGAAGCATTCCCGGATCAGTTGGTGAAACATCTTTTATCGCCATCATGATTGGTGCTGCCTTTTTACTTTATACCGGAATAGCAAGTTGGAAAGTGATGTTCTCATTTTTTGCAGGTGGATTAGCGATAGGATATCTTTTAAATGGAGTTGCAGTGAATCCTTATTTGGAACTTGATCCAATTCATCATTTAATGCTTGGTGGATTTGCTTTTGGAGCTGTGTTTATGGTGACTGATCCGGTTACTGCGGCACAAACATCTTCAGGTAAATATATTTATGGATTTTTGGCAGGGGCAATGGCAATTGTTATTCGCGTATTAAATCCTGCTTTCCCTGAAGGTGTCATGATGGCAATTCTTTTGCTTAACGTGCTTGCTCCACTGATTGATCATTACGTGATTCAATCAAACATCAAGCGCCGAATGAAGAGACTTAAGACAGTTGCTCAATAA
- the nqrC gene encoding NADH:ubiquinone reductase (Na(+)-transporting) subunit C, with amino-acid sequence MKFDKNSNSYTFIFAICLVVVVGAALAAVAMGLKPIQDANGTIKKKMDILTALGIECTRADAAELYDKYIVEEECVVINSKGEIVEGSAFDIDIQKEFRDKNRPAEDRNYPLYAADIDGEKRYVMPMVGKGLWGPIWAYISLKSDMNSVYGANFFHKSETPGLGAEISTSRFGDQFKTETISDNGTFKEIKVVKDGSGTQPFKVDGITGGTITSKGVEEMVNRTLQVYVTYFSTKKQ; translated from the coding sequence ATGAAATTTGACAAAAACAGTAATAGTTACACATTTATTTTCGCCATTTGTCTGGTGGTTGTAGTTGGGGCGGCATTGGCTGCCGTTGCTATGGGATTAAAACCAATTCAAGATGCAAACGGAACGATCAAAAAGAAAATGGATATTCTCACGGCACTAGGTATTGAGTGTACACGTGCAGATGCAGCTGAGCTTTATGACAAATATATTGTTGAAGAAGAATGTGTGGTAATTAATTCAAAAGGTGAAATTGTAGAAGGTAGCGCATTTGATATTGATATCCAAAAAGAATTTCGCGATAAAAATCGACCTGCTGAAGACAGAAACTATCCCTTATACGCTGCCGACATTGACGGTGAAAAAAGATATGTAATGCCAATGGTGGGTAAAGGATTATGGGGGCCAATCTGGGCTTATATTTCGCTGAAATCAGATATGAATTCAGTGTATGGAGCTAACTTTTTCCATAAATCTGAAACACCTGGTTTAGGTGCTGAAATTTCTACTTCAAGATTTGGAGATCAATTTAAAACTGAGACCATTTCTGATAACGGAACATTCAAAGAAATTAAAGTGGTGAAAGACGGAAGCGGAACTCAACCATTCAAAGTTGATGGGATAACCGGAGGTACAATCACTTCTAAAGGAGTAGAAGAAATGGTAAACCGCACCCTGCAGGTTTATGTGACTTATTTTTCGACTAAAAAACAATAA
- a CDS encoding NADH:ubiquinone reductase (Na(+)-transporting) subunit D yields the protein MSEKVKEPLFSKKNKKLITDPLSENNPVTVQVLGICSALAITVSIEQAVVMSLSVLFVVATGNVVVSLMRNLIPDRIRIIVQLVAAASLVIIVNEVLKAYLPDMAEKLSVFVGLIITNCILMGRYEAFAMANKPWPSFLDGIGNSLGYGWILVVVSIFRELFGTGKLFGVQIMGDAVEGTGAYSVGYMNNNLIILAPFALFCVAIVIWVQRSINKNLIEH from the coding sequence ATGAGCGAGAAAGTAAAAGAACCTTTGTTCTCAAAGAAGAATAAAAAGCTGATCACTGATCCTCTTTCTGAGAATAATCCCGTTACCGTTCAGGTATTAGGAATTTGCTCTGCACTTGCAATTACCGTTTCAATTGAGCAAGCTGTGGTAATGTCTTTGAGTGTTTTATTTGTTGTGGCAACCGGAAACGTAGTTGTTTCCCTGATGAGAAATTTGATTCCTGACCGAATCAGAATTATTGTACAGCTTGTTGCGGCAGCATCTCTAGTAATTATTGTAAATGAAGTATTGAAAGCGTATTTGCCGGACATGGCTGAAAAACTTTCTGTATTTGTTGGTTTGATTATTACAAACTGTATTTTGATGGGGCGATATGAGGCATTTGCGATGGCAAATAAACCTTGGCCATCTTTCCTTGACGGAATTGGTAACTCATTAGGTTATGGATGGATATTGGTGGTGGTATCAATTTTCAGAGAACTTTTTGGTACAGGTAAATTATTCGGAGTTCAGATTATGGGAGACGCTGTTGAAGGAACCGGGGCATACAGTGTTGGATACATGAATAATAACTTGATTATTTTGGCTCCGTTTGCGTTATTCTGCGTGGCCATTGTAATTTGGGTACAACGCTCAATCAACAAAAATCTTATTGAACATTAA
- the nqrE gene encoding NADH:ubiquinone reductase (Na(+)-transporting) subunit E, with protein MDLINIAIKGIFVENMIFAYFLGMCSYLAVSKTVKTATGLGAAVIFVLAVTVPVNWLLENYILKEGALSWMGEEYASLDLSFLSFIMFIAVVAAIVQLVEMLVEKFAPALYGALGIFLPLIAVNCSILGAALFMQERQYSTITEATVFATSSGIGWFIAIVAIAAIREKIKYSHVPAPLKGLGITFIITGLMGIAFMSFSGISF; from the coding sequence ATGGATTTAATAAACATTGCAATAAAAGGGATATTCGTTGAGAACATGATTTTCGCATACTTTTTGGGTATGTGTTCTTATCTGGCGGTATCAAAAACTGTAAAAACTGCTACGGGTCTTGGAGCGGCTGTAATATTTGTACTTGCCGTAACTGTTCCTGTCAACTGGCTTCTTGAAAACTACATTCTCAAAGAGGGTGCTTTATCATGGATGGGTGAAGAATATGCAAGCCTTGATTTAAGTTTCTTATCATTCATCATGTTCATTGCGGTTGTTGCGGCAATTGTACAATTAGTTGAGATGTTGGTTGAAAAATTTGCACCGGCCTTATATGGCGCACTGGGAATTTTCCTTCCTCTTATCGCAGTGAATTGTTCAATTTTGGGTGCTGCGCTATTCATGCAAGAACGTCAGTATTCAACCATTACTGAGGCAACTGTGTTTGCAACATCTTCAGGTATTGGTTGGTTTATTGCAATTGTTGCCATTGCGGCAATTCGTGAAAAAATAAAATACTCACACGTGCCTGCTCCACTCAAAGGGTTGGGAATTACTTTCATTATCACTGGCTTAATGGGGATTGCATTTATGAGTTTTAGTGGTATCAGTTTTTAA
- a CDS encoding NADH:ubiquinone reductase (Na(+)-transporting) subunit F: MGKVIIITVIVFTIVILLLVGLLLYVKAKVSTAGKIKININHGQRVIEVDGGSSLLTTLSTQGIFLPSACGGGGTCLQCKCQVNKGGGNILPTEEPHFSRKEIADHYRLGCQVKVKEDMEIHIHDEILGIKEWDATVVSNYNVATFIKEFIVEIPEDMDYKAGGYIQIKIPACEVKYSTMDITAHPVDHAGQPDKFKADWDKFGLWSLVMKNNEEVVRAYSMASYPAEGRRVMLNVRIATPPFDRATNGWMKVNPGVASSYIFNLKPGDKAVVSGPYGEFFINESEAEMLYIGGGAGMAPMRSHLYHLFKTMKTNRKVTYWYGGRSKAELFYIEHFRSLEREFPNFKFYLVLSEPMESDNWKVKADVNAEGDGFLGFVHNAVIDQHLKKHDSPEDLEVYFCGPPMMNNAVVKMCDEWGIPKENVRFDDFGG; encoded by the coding sequence ATGGGAAAAGTTATCATCATTACAGTTATCGTATTTACCATTGTAATTCTATTACTGGTAGGTTTATTACTCTACGTAAAAGCGAAAGTATCTACTGCAGGGAAAATTAAAATCAACATCAATCATGGTCAGCGTGTTATTGAAGTAGATGGTGGTTCAAGTTTGTTGACAACGTTGAGTACTCAGGGCATTTTCTTACCGTCTGCTTGTGGAGGTGGTGGCACTTGTTTGCAGTGTAAATGTCAGGTTAATAAAGGAGGTGGAAATATTTTACCAACTGAAGAACCTCACTTCTCACGCAAAGAGATTGCTGATCACTATCGGTTGGGTTGCCAAGTGAAAGTGAAAGAAGATATGGAAATTCACATCCATGATGAAATTTTAGGCATCAAAGAATGGGATGCAACCGTTGTATCAAACTATAACGTGGCAACATTCATTAAAGAATTCATTGTAGAAATTCCTGAAGACATGGATTACAAAGCGGGTGGTTATATCCAGATAAAAATTCCTGCCTGTGAAGTAAAATACAGCACCATGGACATCACTGCTCACCCTGTTGATCATGCCGGACAGCCTGATAAATTTAAAGCTGACTGGGATAAATTTGGATTGTGGTCTTTGGTGATGAAAAATAATGAAGAGGTTGTGCGCGCATATTCGATGGCTTCTTATCCTGCAGAAGGAAGAAGAGTAATGTTGAACGTTCGTATTGCAACTCCTCCTTTTGATCGTGCAACAAATGGTTGGATGAAAGTGAATCCGGGTGTTGCATCATCGTATATTTTCAATTTGAAACCGGGTGATAAAGCAGTTGTTTCTGGTCCTTATGGTGAATTCTTCATCAACGAATCTGAGGCTGAAATGCTTTATATAGGTGGCGGTGCCGGTATGGCTCCAATGCGCTCTCACTTGTATCATCTTTTCAAAACCATGAAAACTAACCGTAAAGTTACTTACTGGTACGGTGGTCGTTCTAAAGCTGAACTCTTTTACATTGAACACTTCAGATCATTGGAAAGAGAATTCCCTAATTTCAAATTCTATCTTGTATTGTCTGAACCAATGGAATCAGATAATTGGAAAGTAAAAGCTGATGTCAATGCTGAAGGTGATGGTTTCCTTGGATTTGTGCACAATGCTGTAATTGATCAACATTTGAAAAAGCATGATTCACCTGAAGATTTGGAAGTGTACTTCTGTGGCCCGCCAATGATGAATAACGCCGTTGTTAAGATGTGTGATGAGTGGGGAATTCCAAAAGAAAACGTAAGATTTGACGATTTTGGAGGATAG
- a CDS encoding T9SS type A sorting domain-containing protein, with translation MKKLLLVFSCALALRANSQVQTTTANGLFYNPLIWDCLCVPASGDSLVINHDLEMNVDIYYTSGQIKINSGGSLIDDGNDFDVWIDGTGSLINNGTFDCYRLWISSGSFVNTSTTVYFDSLWNQGNVSNSGLLTVYDILNDQTGIFTNSGDFMIDNNFNNQGEFLNTSAGVIDLENDFSNCNIQTMDAMFVNDGVFCIAADMTNCLDDTLAGSGEYYIGGSSSNFGVFDGTFTFNTPSGTVGVPGNIQAGVTIGNDPCYLNLAEDRQTISVYPNPAHEQLFVSPMNMPYTISDMSGRVIISGQTMNSAIDISSLNSGVYLISVMLSDGTTSVMKFICE, from the coding sequence ATGAAAAAACTCTTACTCGTATTCTCTTGCGCTTTGGCTTTACGTGCAAATTCGCAAGTTCAAACTACCACCGCAAACGGATTATTTTACAATCCGCTAATTTGGGATTGTCTTTGTGTTCCGGCAAGTGGTGACTCGTTAGTGATTAACCATGATTTGGAAATGAATGTGGATATCTATTATACATCTGGACAGATTAAAATTAATTCAGGCGGTTCATTAATAGATGACGGTAATGATTTTGACGTGTGGATTGATGGCACAGGTTCATTGATTAACAATGGTACATTTGATTGTTATCGTTTGTGGATTTCAAGTGGTTCATTTGTCAATACTTCAACTACCGTTTATTTTGATAGCTTGTGGAATCAAGGGAATGTTTCAAATAGCGGCTTGCTAACAGTATATGACATACTGAATGATCAAACCGGAATTTTTACAAATTCTGGTGACTTTATGATTGATAATAATTTTAATAATCAGGGTGAATTCCTGAATACTTCAGCAGGTGTAATTGATCTTGAAAATGATTTTTCTAATTGCAATATTCAGACTATGGATGCTATGTTTGTGAATGATGGTGTATTCTGTATTGCCGCTGATATGACCAATTGTCTTGATGATACCTTGGCCGGTTCAGGTGAATATTATATCGGTGGATCAAGTTCTAACTTTGGAGTATTTGATGGTACTTTTACATTTAATACTCCTTCTGGAACTGTTGGTGTACCGGGTAATATTCAGGCTGGAGTTACTATTGGAAACGATCCATGTTATTTGAATTTAGCTGAAGACAGACAAACTATTTCTGTCTATCCGAATCCTGCGCATGAGCAACTTTTTGTTTCTCCTATGAATATGCCGTATACAATTTCTGATATGAGTGGTCGTGTTATAATTTCTGGTCAGACAATGAATTCTGCTATAGATATTTCTTCATTAAATTCAGGTGTATATCTCATCAGCGTGATGTTGAGTGATGGTACAACCAGTGTCATGAAATTCATCTGCGAATAA
- a CDS encoding phosphatase PAP2 family protein, producing MLEQLDRDLFLFLNSLHAPWLDVPMWYISWTATWIPLFVFICWYAWKKFNIKFMLLLLVAAGISVAITDRVSVVVFKNQVERYRPTHNLEIKDKVHTVITPEGKEYRGGLYGFVSSHAANFSGITLLMVLWFRKKSRWWYLLFLWLFLIAYSRIYLGVHYPADLLVGGLVGLASGLLVFSLQQWLLKKYKIYPEQQSV from the coding sequence ATGCTTGAACAACTAGACCGCGATTTGTTTCTATTCCTCAACAGCCTCCATGCTCCGTGGTTAGATGTGCCTATGTGGTATATCAGCTGGACAGCAACATGGATTCCACTTTTTGTATTTATTTGCTGGTATGCATGGAAAAAATTCAACATCAAGTTTATGTTGCTATTGTTGGTTGCGGCAGGCATCTCCGTTGCTATTACAGATCGTGTTTCAGTAGTTGTTTTCAAGAATCAAGTTGAGCGTTACCGACCAACCCATAATCTTGAAATTAAAGATAAGGTGCATACTGTCATCACACCGGAAGGTAAAGAGTATCGTGGTGGGTTGTACGGTTTTGTTTCATCTCATGCTGCCAACTTCAGCGGCATTACCTTGTTGATGGTATTGTGGTTCAGAAAAAAATCTCGTTGGTGGTATTTGTTGTTTTTATGGTTATTCCTTATTGCATATAGCCGTATTTATTTGGGAGTTCATTATCCCGCTGATTTGCTTGTGGGTGGATTGGTTGGGCTAGCTTCAGGTTTGCTAGTGTTTTCTCTGCAACAATGGCTTTTGAAAAAATATAAAATTTATCCTGAACAGCAGTCAGTCTAA
- a CDS encoding TIGR01212 family radical SAM protein (This family includes YhcC from E. coli K-12, an uncharacterized radical SAM protein.), translating to METDSVNQPIIYHFADYLKKNFSCAVQKISINAGNSCPTRDGTKGYGGCTYCNISTFTPAYCLENNSVDVQIKQGMQFFAGKKKNPKFLAYFQAYTNTYDESYKLIEYFESALQFDDIVGLIVGTRPDCISDEILDYLQKKSKQVYVAVEFGVESTDNKSLARINRGHTFEETQEAFFRSANRGIHLGAHLIIGLPGESKEIIISHAKNISALPVDTLKLHHLQIVKGTIMAHQFETSRQNFNLMQSEQYFDLIAEFIAHLRPNIAIERFISQAPQNLLIAPDWKGLKNHQTGRLIEQVMKEKKLFQGKYFQG from the coding sequence GTGGAAACTGATTCAGTTAATCAACCAATCATTTATCACTTTGCAGATTACCTGAAAAAGAATTTTAGCTGCGCCGTACAAAAAATCTCCATCAATGCCGGAAACTCTTGCCCAACAAGAGACGGCACCAAAGGATATGGTGGCTGCACCTATTGCAATATATCTACTTTTACCCCGGCATATTGTCTTGAAAATAATTCAGTGGATGTACAAATTAAACAAGGCATGCAATTTTTTGCGGGCAAGAAAAAAAATCCAAAATTTCTTGCCTACTTTCAGGCATATACTAATACGTATGATGAATCGTACAAGCTAATTGAATACTTTGAATCAGCTCTGCAATTTGATGATATTGTTGGATTAATTGTTGGTACGCGTCCAGATTGCATATCAGATGAAATACTGGATTATCTTCAGAAAAAATCAAAACAGGTATACGTTGCTGTAGAATTTGGTGTTGAAAGCACAGACAACAAAAGTTTAGCACGAATCAACCGCGGACATACCTTTGAAGAAACGCAAGAAGCTTTTTTTCGATCAGCGAATCGCGGAATTCATTTAGGTGCACATTTGATTATCGGGCTGCCTGGTGAATCAAAAGAAATCATTATTTCTCATGCAAAAAACATTTCAGCCTTACCGGTTGACACACTTAAACTGCATCATTTACAAATTGTAAAGGGCACCATCATGGCGCATCAGTTTGAAACCTCAAGGCAGAATTTCAATTTGATGCAGAGCGAACAGTACTTTGATTTGATTGCAGAATTCATTGCACATCTCAGACCCAATATTGCAATTGAAAGATTTATAAGTCAGGCACCACAAAACTTACTTATTGCGCCGGACTGGAAAGGACTAAAAAATCATCAAACAGGAAGACTGATTGAACAAGTGATGAAAGAAAAAAAATTATTTCAAGGAAAATATTTTCAAGGCTAA
- a CDS encoding hemerythrin domain-containing protein — MNQNNPIDVLYKEHELISKAEDAILKLNNTWVDHPSQFEETVDKLLTFFQEYADGLHHRKEEEVLFPALMDNPQFTLHEIIREFENHHEEFRSYVGNIQEAISKKNYEQAYKLLRSYSMDLRDHIAAENEELFVLAENLLDDSEKEKMFFLFKDIDMEAGESHLKKLAEILNS; from the coding sequence ATGAATCAAAATAATCCAATTGACGTTTTATACAAAGAACACGAACTAATTTCAAAAGCCGAAGATGCTATATTAAAACTCAACAATACATGGGTTGATCATCCATCACAATTTGAAGAAACCGTTGATAAACTTCTCACGTTTTTTCAAGAATATGCTGATGGACTGCATCACAGAAAAGAAGAGGAAGTTCTTTTTCCAGCCTTGATGGACAACCCACAATTCACCTTGCATGAGATTATTAGAGAATTTGAAAATCATCATGAAGAGTTCAGAAGTTACGTAGGCAATATCCAGGAAGCAATCAGCAAAAAAAATTATGAGCAAGCATACAAATTATTGAGAAGTTACTCAATGGATTTGCGTGATCATATTGCAGCAGAAAATGAAGAATTATTTGTGCTTGCAGAAAATCTTCTGGATGATTCAGAGAAAGAAAAAATGTTTTTTCTTTTTAAAGACATTGACATGGAAGCCGGTGAAAGCCATTTGAAAAAGCTGGCTGAGATTTTGAATTCTTGA
- a CDS encoding FAD binding domain-containing protein, producing MISQQTYIITKTVLEAMQLADQYKNDFKFIAGGTDVMVNKYQGNQTAQCLIDISKIDELKGVALQDNTLRIGSLEKLATLAKNELILKHVPVLAEAILTVGSPLIRQAATIGGNVMCENRCLYYNQSEWWRESVGYCLKCEGDICIATQGKNACFSELVSDTAPAFIALGASIEYQVGNETKQVPLESIYTGDGVKPRNLPYNAIVKALLVPVKKHRAFFAKLRERESLEFTSLTCCLVRDEQDNLRIALAGVDPKPVVIEGKISDAIDDLISKAVKGARTVDNDMYSRKYRREMIGVYIRRGIEKVTA from the coding sequence ATGATTAGTCAACAAACATATATTATTACCAAAACAGTACTTGAAGCAATGCAACTTGCTGACCAGTATAAAAATGATTTCAAATTTATTGCCGGTGGTACCGATGTGATGGTAAATAAATATCAAGGAAATCAAACTGCACAATGTTTGATAGATATTTCAAAAATTGATGAACTTAAAGGTGTTGCCCTGCAAGACAATACGCTTCGAATAGGCAGCTTAGAAAAACTGGCAACTCTGGCAAAAAACGAATTGATTTTAAAACACGTACCGGTACTCGCAGAAGCAATTCTTACTGTTGGATCACCCTTGATAAGACAAGCGGCAACCATTGGTGGTAACGTGATGTGTGAAAACCGCTGTTTGTACTATAATCAATCTGAATGGTGGCGTGAATCAGTTGGATATTGCCTCAAATGTGAAGGTGATATTTGTATTGCAACGCAAGGAAAAAATGCGTGTTTTTCAGAATTAGTTTCTGATACTGCACCGGCATTCATTGCATTAGGTGCTTCAATTGAATATCAAGTTGGCAATGAAACCAAACAAGTTCCGCTTGAATCAATTTATACCGGAGATGGGGTAAAACCAAGAAATTTGCCGTACAATGCTATCGTCAAAGCTCTTCTAGTTCCGGTGAAAAAACATCGCGCATTTTTTGCAAAATTACGTGAACGTGAAAGTTTGGAATTTACCTCACTCACCTGCTGTTTAGTCAGAGATGAACAAGATAATTTGCGCATTGCACTTGCAGGCGTTGATCCTAAACCTGTGGTAATTGAAGGTAAAATTTCAGATGCGATAGATGATCTAATATCTAAAGCAGTGAAAGGCGCACGCACCGTTGACAATGATATGTACAGCAGAAAATACAGACGAGAAATGATTGGGGTTTACATTCGTCGTGGCATTGAAAAAGTTACAGCTTAA